The genomic DNA TACAAAAGGGTCAGATAGCCCGATACCGCCGGCCTCGCTTCTCGCCTTTCAGTTCGACCAGATTGTATTCGGCAATCTTGCTCAGATAGTTCGAGACAGTTGTTTTCGTTCTTGCCTCGTCGACGCGCTCAGAATACTCCGGATAGAGCTCTCCCATCGGGAGCCAACCGCCGTCCTCTTCGAGCACATCGTAGATGACTCGTTGGTGGCGATTTAGCTGCGAGATAGCCTTCTGCCGGATGTTCTCTTCTGCTTCGCTGACGGCCTCGTCAACGTAGTCGGATTTGATGCTGGTGCTGTCTCGCTCGGCTTGCTTCGCGGCCTCGGCGAGCGTCCGGATCGCCACGCGGGCGTCGCCGTTAGAGACCTCGGCGATCTCCCGGAGCACGCCATCAGTCAACGACCCCGCTTCGAGCCCGACCTCGGCGCGACGGTCAAGAATGTCGACAAGCGTCGCTGTTGAGTAGGCTTCGAACTCGATGCGCCGGCAGCCACGCAGCCGCGAAACAACACGTCGGTCGAGCCCGTCCAGCAGTTCCCGCTCGCGGTTACAGATGAGTATCATGTAGACGTGGTCGAGCGTGGTGAGCTCGTAGAGGATATCCTCGCGGCAGTCGAGTTGGTCGGCCTCGTCAAGGATGACGATGTACGGCCGGTCGTCGACGTTGCGAAGCCGACGAAGCAGTTCGTCGTGGGGAGTGCTGTGCTGCTGGATATCCATCGACTGGCCGATACCGTCGACCAGCTGCAGCAGCGCGGCGAAGCGGCTGGAGTGTTGCCAGCAGTTGATGTACTGCGCTCGCACGTCGACGAGCGACCGGCGAAGCTGTTCGACAGTGTAGCGCGCGCAGGCGGTCTTTCCTGCACCGCTCGGTCCGACGACGATAGAATGTTCTCCACGGTAGCCGTCCAAGAGTGGTTCGAGCGCGTTCGAGAGGGCATTTAGCTCGTTATTCCGACGAAGAATTTCGCTGGGGACTGCTTCAACGTCGAGGGCGCGGGCGTCGACGATCATCTTCTATGCGGCTGCTTTCATCGGTGGGCCTTCAACGTCAGCCGTGCGGGGCGGAAGTGGAAGGGTCCATTTAATTACGGTTCGATAGTGGAATCCTATGTCGGCACACCTCGATAAAGTACGGAAGGGGCTGGGAAAGCGGGAAGTGTATATTGTGTTCCCTGTCGCCATATTTCTCACCGGCGCATTGCGGCCGATGCTTGAGTTACTGTGGTACGATAGTGCTTGGTTCGGTATTCTCGGAGCAGGGCTTGCAGCCCTTGTAACGGCATGGGAAATTAATCGTATACAAAACAGAATGGATGAGACAGCGGTGAAATACAGTGTTGCATTGGATTGAAATCGGAGTCGGATATGGCGGCTGTCGAAGGCAGTGTGTCCAGTATCTGGACAGCGGTATCCGTGGTGGATTGCGTCTCACGTTTGTATAGCTTCTTATAAACACTCACCTCGGTCCGGATTCTTATTCAAATAGTCCACGACCTCACGTCCGATTTTGCCCCTTACTCAACTGCAGATTCACCAGAGCTGGCCGACCCCGCTGGCCGATTCATCCCGAAATCAGATTTCCCTATGAAGAACCTTGAACCGCCGCGTCAGTAAATTGTCATTGGCGCGAGAATCACAATCAACCACGACATAGAGGGTTCTAAGCCATAGACAGTATTT from Natronomonas pharaonis DSM 2160 includes the following:
- a CDS encoding Cdc6/Cdc18 family protein, whose amino-acid sequence is MIVDARALDVEAVPSEILRRNNELNALSNALEPLLDGYRGEHSIVVGPSGAGKTACARYTVEQLRRSLVDVRAQYINCWQHSSRFAALLQLVDGIGQSMDIQQHSTPHDELLRRLRNVDDRPYIVILDEADQLDCREDILYELTTLDHVYMILICNRERELLDGLDRRVVSRLRGCRRIEFEAYSTATLVDILDRRAEVGLEAGSLTDGVLREIAEVSNGDARVAIRTLAEAAKQAERDSTSIKSDYVDEAVSEAEENIRQKAISQLNRHQRVIYDVLEEDGGWLPMGELYPEYSERVDEARTKTTVSNYLSKIAEYNLVELKGEKRGRRYRAI